A window of Cryptomeria japonica chromosome 3, Sugi_1.0, whole genome shotgun sequence contains these coding sequences:
- the LOC131033766 gene encoding L-type lectin-domain containing receptor kinase IX.1-like produces MCKEMDALMRNQTCDLVQLPSDRKALRNKWLWRAVYYQPAWRRTSQPTFTFLITNATDSSFGDGLAFFVAAAGARLNLNSTGGWLGLTDCATDANSSNQIVVVEFDTWQNEWDPPSDHIGIDVNSVRSVVNKTLPDQSALRRGSKSETWVEYQGMRLSVFLSSNGLRGATPDMYYNIDLRQYFPEWVTVGFAASTGDSTELHSLLSWEFSISDPPPAKKLTHRRAIFAAAIIIPVLTIVVLCAVLYRRWYYSQLQVDLDIDVEIHRWLVYGPRRFRHKELCLATRGFAEKLGHGGFGGVYYGTLPGLMLRWPSSVSPEVPNRFPPTGKKEYISEISIISQLRHQNLVRLLGWCHEGLELLLVYEHMPNRSLDQHLYGEILLQWALRYKIACGLACALFYLHEEWQQRILHRDVKASNVMLDAQFNAKLGDFRFARLVEHGGPGSTSTVIAGTMGYLAPECLMTGRASAESDVFSFGAVAFEIVCGRRPVFVDNENERIRLVEWVWNLYGKGRLMDGWEIF; encoded by the exons ATGTGCAAAGAAATGGATGCACTCATGAGAAATCAGACATGTGATTTGGTGCAACTTCCGTCTGAcagaaaggcattaagaaataaatgg CTGT GGCGGGCAGTTTACTACCAGCCTGCCTGGCGTCGAACTTCACAACCCACTttcacatttctcatcacaaacgCGACCGACAGTTCATTCGGAGACGGGCTCGCCTTCTTCGTAGCTGCGGCGGGTGCACGCCTTAATCTCAACAGCACCGGCGGCTGGCTTGGCCTCACCGACTGTGCCACCGACGCCAACTCCTCTAACCAAATCGTGGTCGTGGAATTCGACACGTGGCAAAACGAGTGGGATCCGCCCTCAGACCACATCGGCATCGACGTCAACTCCGTCAGGTCCGTGGTCAACAAAACGTTGCCCGACCAGTCGGCGCTGAGAAGAGGAAGCAAGAGCGAGACGTGGGTGGAATACCAGGGCATGCGCCTCTCGGTTTTCCTTTCGTCCAACGGCCTGCGAGGGGCAACGCCGGACATGTATTACAACATAGATCTCCGGCAGTATTTTCCCGAGTGGGTAACGGTGGGCTTCGCGGCCTCCACGGGTGATTCCACGGAGCTTCACAGTTTGCTCTCTTGGGAGTTCAGCATTTCTGACCCGCCTCCCGCCAAAAAATTGACACATAGAAGGGCGATCTTTGCCGCGGCTATAATCATTCCGGTCTTGACTATTGTAGTTTTGTGCGCGGTTTTGTATAGAAGATGGTATTATAGCCAGTTGCAGGTTGATTTGGATATTGATGTAGAGATACACAGGTGGCTGGTTTATGGACCGCGGCGGTTTCGACACAAGGAGCTTTGTTTGGCCACTCGGGGATTCGCGGAGAAACTGGGGCATGGCGGTTTCGGAGGGGTGTACTACGGGACCTTGCCGGGACTAATGTTGCGGTGGCCGTCAAGCGTGTCGCCCGAGGTTCCCAACAGGTTTCCTCCAACT GGCAAGAAGGAATATATATCAGAGATTAGTATCATCAGTCAATTGCGGCACCAAAACTTGGTCCGGCTTCTCGGGTGGTGTCACGAAGGGTTGGAGCTGTTATTAGTATACGAACACATGCCAAACAGGAGCCTTGATCAACACTTGTATGGAGAAATCCTTTTGCAATGGGCCTTACGTTACAAAATTGCATGCGGCCTTGCATGCGCTTTGTTTTACTTACACGAGGAGTGGCAACAGCGCATACTGCACCGAGACGTGAAGGCCAGCAATGTAATGTTGGATGCACAGTTTAATGCAAAGCTCGGGGACTTCAGGTTCGCCCGTCTAGTGGAGCATGGGGGACCGGGAAGCACCTCAACTGTTATTGCTGGCACAATGGGATACCTTGCTCCAGAGTGTCTCATGACTGGAAGGGCCAGTGCAGAATCAGATGTTTTCAGTTTTGGGGCAGTGGCCTTCGAGATTGTTTGTGGCCGGCGGCCTGTATTTGTTGATAATGAAAATGAAAGAATTCGTTTGGTGGAGTGGGTTTGGAATCTGTATGGAAAGGGAAGATTAATGGATGGATGGGAGATTTTTTGA